From Coffea arabica cultivar ET-39 chromosome 2e, Coffea Arabica ET-39 HiFi, whole genome shotgun sequence, the proteins below share one genomic window:
- the LOC140036681 gene encoding uncharacterized protein isoform X1 produces MAKKRGRKPAKQKESNIENVDKEEAVPEKSEKNEFQDEEVEHQIAAIRALRHMEIEQLRTMLHLLRSCFSKEQLQVPLLQFFKENFPNLSIVKNEKNGIYEVQQKDDKGNLYTNQANGGNLHASLLHRLSMTYPDFSTVKPSLGDFEFSNKSGKLKASFLGVDCMQIRGFDLEELSDATIFERQDKFRTPDVNNQRLSVGLTPKTKRLPKHGEMLLSVHGSPLGVYKEDNMEAIDEVEDG; encoded by the exons ATGGCGAAGAAAAGAGGTAGAAAACCTGCTAAGCAAAAGGAAAGCAATATTGAGAATGTTGATAAGGAGGAGGCTGTGcctgaaaaaagtgaaaaaaatgaaTTCCAGGACGAGGAAG ttgaacatcaaattgctgcAATCAGGGCACTTCGACATATGGAGATTGAACAGTTGCGAACCATGTTGCATTTGCTTCGCTCGTGTTTCAGCAAGGAACAGCTTCAAGTTCCTCTACTGCagttttttaaagaaaattttccaaatctTTCCATtgtaaagaatgaaaaaaatggCATATATGAAGTGCAACAGAAAGATGACAAGGGTAACTTGTACACAAACCAAGCTAATGGAGGAAACTTGCATGCTTCTCTTCTACACCGCTTGTCTATGACTTACCCAGATTTCTCTACTGTAAAGCCGTCTCTTGGTGACTTTGAGTTTTCAAATAAAAGTGGTAAAT TGAAAGCAAGCTTTTTGGGCGTGGATTGTATGCAGATCAGAGGATTT GATTTAGAAGAGTTATCTGATGCCACAATCTTTGAGCGGCAGGACAAATTTCGAACTCCTGAT GTGAATAACCAGAGGCTGTCTGTAGGTCTGACACCGAAAACCAAAAGGCTTCCCAAGCATGGAGAGATGCTTCTATCCGTCCATGGCTCACCCCTTGGTGTTTATAAGGAAGATAACATGGAGGCAATAGATG AGGTGGAAGATGGTTGA
- the LOC140036681 gene encoding uncharacterized protein isoform X2, giving the protein MAKKRGRKPAKQKESNIENVDKEEAVPEKSEKNEFQDEEVEHQIAAIRALRHMEIEQLRTMLHLLRSCFSKEQLQVPLLQFFKENFPNLSIVKNEKNGIYEVQQKDDKGNLYTNQANGGNLHASLLHRLSMTYPDFSTVKPSLGDFEFSNKSVKASFLGVDCMQIRGFDLEELSDATIFERQDKFRTPDVNNQRLSVGLTPKTKRLPKHGEMLLSVHGSPLGVYKEDNMEAIDEVEDG; this is encoded by the exons ATGGCGAAGAAAAGAGGTAGAAAACCTGCTAAGCAAAAGGAAAGCAATATTGAGAATGTTGATAAGGAGGAGGCTGTGcctgaaaaaagtgaaaaaaatgaaTTCCAGGACGAGGAAG ttgaacatcaaattgctgcAATCAGGGCACTTCGACATATGGAGATTGAACAGTTGCGAACCATGTTGCATTTGCTTCGCTCGTGTTTCAGCAAGGAACAGCTTCAAGTTCCTCTACTGCagttttttaaagaaaattttccaaatctTTCCATtgtaaagaatgaaaaaaatggCATATATGAAGTGCAACAGAAAGATGACAAGGGTAACTTGTACACAAACCAAGCTAATGGAGGAAACTTGCATGCTTCTCTTCTACACCGCTTGTCTATGACTTACCCAGATTTCTCTACTGTAAAGCCGTCTCTTGGTGACTTTGAGTTTTCAAATAAAAGTG TGAAAGCAAGCTTTTTGGGCGTGGATTGTATGCAGATCAGAGGATTT GATTTAGAAGAGTTATCTGATGCCACAATCTTTGAGCGGCAGGACAAATTTCGAACTCCTGAT GTGAATAACCAGAGGCTGTCTGTAGGTCTGACACCGAAAACCAAAAGGCTTCCCAAGCATGGAGAGATGCTTCTATCCGTCCATGGCTCACCCCTTGGTGTTTATAAGGAAGATAACATGGAGGCAATAGATG AGGTGGAAGATGGTTGA
- the LOC140036682 gene encoding uncharacterized protein produces the protein MEKSKTSSENSISSTSTCQNSRVSVDQETRITIREDESSESGGEKSGDCGEKSEGLTVNKGLNNDLGLEEDKYSCGIEVKRGNIDGENQRLCRICHLSKPEDEKNSMDLIELGCGCRGELGFAHSHCAEAWFKLRGNRLCEICGETAKNVTGVSDNRFLEEWNEQGITNGAAFSSGRRRGCLHSQPLCNFLMACLVIAFVLPWFFRVNMF, from the exons ATGGAAAAATCCAAAACATCTAGTGAGAATAGTattagtagtactagtacatgTCAGAATTCAAGAGTTTCTGTTGATCAAGAAACCAGAATCACAATAAGGGAAGATGAAAGTTCTGAAAGTGGAGGGGAAAAAAGTGGAGATTGTGGTGAAAAGTCAGAAGGGTTGACTGTAAATAAGGGGTTGAATAATGATTTGGGATTGGAAGAGGATAAATATTCATGTGGGATTGAGGTCAAGCGTGGGAATATCGATGGGGAAAATCAGAGATTATGCAGAATATGCCATTTGAGTAAACCAGAAGATGAGAAGAATTCGATGGATTTGATTGAACTTGGCTGTGGATGCAGAGGTGAACTTGGTTTTGCTCATTCACACTGTGCTGAAGCATGGTTTAAGCTCAGAGGAAATAG ATTATGTGAAATTTGTGGCGAGACTGCCAAAAATGTTACAGGTGTCAGTGATAATAGATTCCTGGAAGAGTGGAATGAACAGGGAATAACTAATGGTGCTGCTTTCTCATCCGGAAGAAGAAGAGGATGTTTGCATAGCCAACCATTGTGTAACTTCTTGATGGCATGCTTAGTAATAGCATTTGTGCTCCCATGGTTTTTCCGTGTAAATATGTTTTGA
- the LOC140036683 gene encoding uncharacterized protein isoform X2 has product MGVVAFCFQSSIFHLPSFSASSKSEFFPLKVKVVSSKQADGDRKGVSPQSPGLGRIPKGNENKENQSSRNREEIISLFRRIQSSISERSANSKKRSSQPSEDGSSADSVLEVLRQSRTKGKTARKDGDKILARQRGSLGKEQKANYSSVVDSKLTRPPSTFVRRSPIPLSNRGVPADLRSDQVPAADYKKETEIPELKVLALQKVEDMKLPELKELAKSKGIKGYSKLRKAELVKLLITS; this is encoded by the exons ATGGGTGTAGTTGCTTTTTGTTTTCAGTCTTCTATATTTCACTTGCCATCTTTTTCTGCCTCGAGCAAAAGCGAGTTTTTTCCTCTCAAAGTAAAAG TCGTTTCCAGCAAACAAGCTGATGGTGATAGGAAAGGTGTATCTCCTCAAAGTCCTGGCCTGGGAAGAATACCAAAAGGGAATGAGAATAAGGAAAATCAATCCTCCAGAAATCGGGAAGAGATCATTTCTCTTTTTAGACGAATTCAATCCTCTATCTCAGAAAGGTCTGCAAATTCGAAAAAGAGAAGTTCCCAACCATCTGAAGATGGGTCCTCTGCGGATTCAGTTTTGGAAGTTCTTCGTCAGTCAAGAACAAAGG GGAAAACTGCTAGGAAAGATGGGGACAAGATTTTGGCTCGGCAACGGGGTTCTCTAGGGAAGGAACAGAAAGCCAATTACTCATCAGTGGTGGACTCAAAGTTAACTCGTCCACCATCTACTTTTGTGAGGAGGTCCCCAATTCCTCTGTCAAACAGAGGAGTACCAGCTGACCTTAGAAGTGATCAGGTGCCTGCTGCAGATTATAAGAAGGAAAcggaaattccagaattgaaAGTATTAGCTCTGCAGAAAGTTGAGGACATGAAACTTCCTGAGCTTAAAGAACTTGCAAAATCTAAAGGAATCAAAGGCTACTCAAAACTTAGAAAGGCCGAACTGGTGAAGTTGCTTATCACATCATAA
- the LOC140036683 gene encoding uncharacterized protein isoform X1, which produces MGVVAFCFQSSIFHLPSFSASSKSEFFPLKVKEFTDGPLLFASNRDIYYYPVVSSKQADGDRKGVSPQSPGLGRIPKGNENKENQSSRNREEIISLFRRIQSSISERSANSKKRSSQPSEDGSSADSVLEVLRQSRTKGKTARKDGDKILARQRGSLGKEQKANYSSVVDSKLTRPPSTFVRRSPIPLSNRGVPADLRSDQVPAADYKKETEIPELKVLALQKVEDMKLPELKELAKSKGIKGYSKLRKAELVKLLITS; this is translated from the exons ATGGGTGTAGTTGCTTTTTGTTTTCAGTCTTCTATATTTCACTTGCCATCTTTTTCTGCCTCGAGCAAAAGCGAGTTTTTTCCTCTCAAAGTAAAAG AGTTTACAGATGGACCTCTACTGTTTGCCTCTAATAGGGATATTTATTATTATCCAGTCGTTTCCAGCAAACAAGCTGATGGTGATAGGAAAGGTGTATCTCCTCAAAGTCCTGGCCTGGGAAGAATACCAAAAGGGAATGAGAATAAGGAAAATCAATCCTCCAGAAATCGGGAAGAGATCATTTCTCTTTTTAGACGAATTCAATCCTCTATCTCAGAAAGGTCTGCAAATTCGAAAAAGAGAAGTTCCCAACCATCTGAAGATGGGTCCTCTGCGGATTCAGTTTTGGAAGTTCTTCGTCAGTCAAGAACAAAGG GGAAAACTGCTAGGAAAGATGGGGACAAGATTTTGGCTCGGCAACGGGGTTCTCTAGGGAAGGAACAGAAAGCCAATTACTCATCAGTGGTGGACTCAAAGTTAACTCGTCCACCATCTACTTTTGTGAGGAGGTCCCCAATTCCTCTGTCAAACAGAGGAGTACCAGCTGACCTTAGAAGTGATCAGGTGCCTGCTGCAGATTATAAGAAGGAAAcggaaattccagaattgaaAGTATTAGCTCTGCAGAAAGTTGAGGACATGAAACTTCCTGAGCTTAAAGAACTTGCAAAATCTAAAGGAATCAAAGGCTACTCAAAACTTAGAAAGGCCGAACTGGTGAAGTTGCTTATCACATCATAA
- the LOC113726190 gene encoding pentatricopeptide repeat-containing protein DOT4, chloroplastic, whose protein sequence is MLLTTKTSSTGFWVCPFANNSREKPLKNGTSQALPGNPYSRTSLFPSSVSHISIGLPPKASVLSANRTRNIRSIDNNTEIIKFCELGNLDKAMELLFKYEKLKLDARTYCSLLQLCAEYKSIDNGREVHSIIERNGIETGGVLESKLVFMYVSCGHLIEGRRIFDRSESKNVFLWNLLMNGYAKIGNFKESVNMYYRMLELGIEMNSYTFSCILKCFAALENVVEGEKVHEKILKLGFGSYSAVVNSLISFYFKCGRSGSGQKLFDEMRERDVVSWNSMISGYVANGLAVKGIKFFMEMLRLGVDVDLASMVSALAACASIKDMLLSRAIHAYAVKAGFDLKMPFTNTLLDVYAKCGDMDGAVCVFENMGEQNIVSWTSMIAGYAREGLSYEAIELFHEMRKKGIDPDVFTVTSTLHACACSGSLESGMKVHAYIKEKNMETNLVVSNALMDMFAKCGSMENAEAVFSQMPAKDIVSWNTMIGGYSKNSLANEALSLFAKMQPHKRPDDVTVTCILPACASLAALDRGQEIHGYILRNGLSSDHFVVNALIDMYVKCGALVMAKLLFRKILSKDLVSWTIMIAGYAMHGFGTEAVATFRKMRQAGIEPDEVSFISILYACSHSGLLDAGWRFFNIMRNEFYIEPNLEHYTCMVDLLARAGKLSKAYKFIKGMPIEPDATVWGALLCGCRIYHDVDMAEKVAEHVFELEPENTGHYVLLANIYAEAEKWEEVKRLQEKIGKRALKKNSGCSWIEIRGKAYIFVSGDSAFPQAKSIKFLLRDLRRKMNEQGHSSKQKYALINEDEIEKEVALCGHSEKLAMAFGVLSLPPSKTIRVTKNLRICGDCHEMAKFISKMLGREILLRDSSRFHHFKDGSCSCRG, encoded by the coding sequence ATGTTGTTAACGACCAAAACATCCTCAACGGGCTTCTGGGTTTGTCCTTTTGCAAATAATTCTAGAGAAAAACCACTGAAAAATGGCACTTCTCAGGCTTTGCCAGGGAACCCATATTCAAGAACCTCTCTTTTTCCCTCAAGCGTTAGTCATATTTCTATTGGTCTTCCACCTAAAGCTAGCGTTTTGTCTGCTAACAGAACAAGAAATATTCGTAGTATTGATAACAATACtgaaattatcaaattttgtgaattgGGTAATCTTGATAAGGCCATGGAATTGTTGTTTAAGTATGAAAAATTGAAACTTGATGCAAGAACTTATTGTTCATTATTGCAACTGTGTGCTGAATATAAGTCAATTGATAATGGTAGGGAAGTTCATTCAATTATTGAGAGAAATGGTATTGAAACTGGTGGTGTTTTGGAGTCTAAACTTGTGTTTATGTATGTGAGTTGTGGGCATTTGATTGAAGGGAGAAGGATTTTTGATAGAAGTGAAAGCAAGAACGTTTTCCTTTGGAATTTATTGATGAATGGGTATGCAAAGATCGGCAATTTTAAGGAAAGTGTAAATATGTATTATAGGATGCTGGAGTTGGGAATTGAGATGAATTCTTatacattttcttgcattttgaaatgttttgcTGCTTTAGAAAATGTAGTTGAGGGGGAAAAGGTCCAcgagaaaattttgaaattgggaTTTGGTTCTTATAGTGCTGTTGTGAACTCGTTGATTAGTTTTTACTTCAAGTGTGGAAGGAGTGGAAGTGGGCAGAagttgtttgatgaaatgcgTGAAAGAGATGTTGTATCTTGGAATTCTATGATAAGTGGTTATGTGGCAAATGGACTTGCCGTTAAGGGGATAAAGTTTTTCATGGAAATGCTACGTTTGGGAGTTGATGTTGATTTGGCTTCTATGGTCAGTGCCCTTGCAGCCTGTGCAAGCATCAAGGACATGTTGCTGAGTAGAGCCATTCATGCTTACGCTGTAAAAGCAGGTTTTGATCTAAAAATGCCATTTACGAATACATTGCTGGATGTGTACGCTAAATGTGGTGATATGGATGGGGCAGTTTGTGTTTTTGAAAACATGGGTGAACAAAATATTGTATCATGGACCTCCATGATTGCAGGGTATGCTAGAGAAGGATTATCTTATGAAGCTATTGAATTGTTTCATGAAATGAGAAAGAAAGGCATAGATCCTGATGTTTTTACTGTAACAAGTACCCTTCATGCTTGTGCCTGTAGTGGTTCATTGGAAAGTGGAATGAAAGTGCATGCCTATATCAAAGAAAAGAACATGGAAACAAATTTAGTGGTGTCTAACGCTCTCATGGACATGTTTGCAAAATGTGGAAGTATGGAAAATGCTGAAGCTGTTTTCTCTCAGATGCCTGCAAAGGATATTGTATCATGGAATACAATGATAGGAGGCTATTCAAAGAACTCTCTTGCTAATGAAGCACTCAGTTTGTTTGCTAAAATGCAACCTCACAAAAGGCCAGATGATGTAACAGTAACATGCATCCTTCCTGCTTGTGCCAGCCTAGCAGCTTTGGATAGAGGCCAGGAAATCCATGGCTACATCCTGAGAAATGGGTTGTCTTCTGACCATTTTGTTGTTAACGCACTCATTGACATGTATGTAAAGTGTGGTGCATTAGTCATGGCCAAATTACTATTCCGTAAGATTTTATCAAAGGATCTGGTTTCTTGGACGATAATGATAGCAGGTTATGCCATGCATGGGTTTGGGACTGAAGCTGTTGCAACCTTTCGGAAAATGAGGCAAGCTGGTATTGAACCTGATGAAGTTTCTTTTATTTCCATTCTCTATGCTTGTAGTCATTCAGGATTACTGGATGCAGGTTGGAGATTCTTTAATATAATGAGAAATGAGTTTTACATCGAACCCAACCTGGAGCACTATACTTGTATGGTAGATCTTCTAGCCCGTGCTGGGAAACTATCTAAGGCATACAAGTTCATCAAGGGCATGCCAATTGAACCTGATGCAACAGTATGGGGAGCTCTGCTTTGTGGGTGTAGAATTTATCATGATGTAGATATGGCTGAGAAAGTTGCAGAACATGTATTTGAGCTAGAGCCGGAAAACACAGGACATTATGTACTTCTAGCAAATATTTATGCAGAGGCAGAAAAATGGGAAGAAGTAAAAAGGTTGCAGGAAAAGATAGGCAAACGTGCCTTGAAAAAGAACTCAGGTTGTAGTTGGATTGAGATCAGGGGCAAAGCTTATATCTTTGTTTCTGGTGATAGTGCATTCCCGCAGGCCAAAAGCATTAAATTCTTGTTACGAGATCTGAGAAGGAAAATGAATGAACAAGGCCACTCTTCCAAACAGAAGTATGCACTAATCAATGAAGATGAGATAGAGAAGGAGGTAGCTCTCTGTGGTCACAGTGAGAAATTGGCTATGGCCTTTGGAGTATTAAGTTTGCCACCTAGCAAAACCATACGAGTCACTAAGAATCTCCGAATATGTGGTGACTGCCACGAGATGGCTAAATTCATTTCCAAGATGCTTGGAAGGGAGATTCTCTTGAGAGATTCTAGTCGATTCCACCATTTCAAGGATGGGTCTTGCTCTTGCAGAGGTTAG